Sequence from the Actinocatenispora sera genome:
CTGCCCGCCCAGCTGTGCGCGTTCACCGCCGGCATCCTGCGGGCCGAGGCCGCCCGCCCGGCGGGCTGGTACGACCTGGTGCACTCGCACTACTGGCTGTCCGGGCAGGCCGGCTACCTGGTCGCCGACCGCTGGGGGGTGCCGCTGGTGCACACCGCGCACACCCTGGGCCGGGTCAAGAACGCGCAGCTCGCCGACGGCGACCAGGCCGAGCCGGCGACCCGGATCATCGGCGAGGACCAGGTGGTCGCCGAATCCGACCGGATGGTCGCCAACACCGCCGCCGAGGCCGACGACCTGATCAAGCGGTACGGCGCGGCGCCGGACCGGGTGTCGGTCGTGCTGCCCGGCGTCGACCTGGAGTGCTTCACCCCGGGCGACCGGTTCACCGCGTCCGGCCCGGACACCACCGCCGACCTGCGCCGCCGGCACGACCTGCCCACCGATGCGTTGATCGTGCTGTTCGTCGGTCGGATCCAGCCGCTCAAGGCGCCGGACGTGCTGCTGCACGCGCTGGCCCGGCTGCGCGACCGGGAGGCCGCGCTGGGCCGGCCGGTGGTGGCCGTGATCGCCGGTGGGGCCAGCGGCAGCGCGACCGCGCGGCCCGACTACCTGCACGGGATGGCCGCCGAGCTGGGGGTCACCGACCGGGTCCGGTTCCTGCCGGCGCAGCCCGGCGCCCGGCTGGCCGAGCTGTACCGGTGCGCCGACCTGGTCTGCGTGCCGAGCCACAACGAGTCGTTCGGGCTGGTCGCGCTGGAGGCCCAGGCCTGCGGTACCCCGGTGGTCGCGGCCGCGGTCGGCGGCCTGACCACCGCGGTCCGGCACGGTGCGACCGGCGTACTGGTCGACGGGCACGAACCGGGGCGCTGGGCGACCGTGCTGGGCGACCTGCTCGCCGCGCCGGCCCGCCGGGCCGCGCTGGCGGTCGCCGGCGTCGAGCACGCCGGGCACTTCTCCTGGGACCGCACCGCGGACGGCCTGTTCGACGTCTACACCGACGCGATCGGCGAGAACCGCCGCCGCACCCGGGCCTGCGCCTGACCGCCAGGCCCGTACCGCCGGGCCCGCGCCCACCCGGCAC
This genomic interval carries:
- the mshA gene encoding D-inositol-3-phosphate glycosyltransferase; the protein is MHLCAGPGRADVDRPHRIALLSMHTSPLHQPGTGDSGGMNVYIVQAAKRLAARGIAVDIFTRATTSSEPPVAQLTDGVRVRHVPAGPYEGLTKTDLPAQLCAFTAGILRAEAARPAGWYDLVHSHYWLSGQAGYLVADRWGVPLVHTAHTLGRVKNAQLADGDQAEPATRIIGEDQVVAESDRMVANTAAEADDLIKRYGAAPDRVSVVLPGVDLECFTPGDRFTASGPDTTADLRRRHDLPTDALIVLFVGRIQPLKAPDVLLHALARLRDREAALGRPVVAVIAGGASGSATARPDYLHGMAAELGVTDRVRFLPAQPGARLAELYRCADLVCVPSHNESFGLVALEAQACGTPVVAAAVGGLTTAVRHGATGVLVDGHEPGRWATVLGDLLAAPARRAALAVAGVEHAGHFSWDRTADGLFDVYTDAIGENRRRTRACA